In Electrophorus electricus isolate fEleEle1 chromosome 1, fEleEle1.pri, whole genome shotgun sequence, a single window of DNA contains:
- the prkar1aa gene encoding protein kinase, cAMP-dependent, regulatory, type I, alpha (tissue specific extinguisher 1) a, which produces MASSGMSSEEERSLRECELYVQKHSIQQLLKDCIVQLCTSRPERPMAFLREYFERLEKEEAKQMLGQQKSNSRSDSREDEISPPMNPVVKGRRRRGAISAEVYTEEDAASYVRKVIPKDYKTMAALAKAIEKNVLFAHLDDNERSDIFDAMFPVNYIAGETVIQQGDEGDNFYVIDQGEMDVYVNNAWVTSIGEGGSFGELALIYGTPRAATVRAKSNAKLWGIDRDSYRRILMGSTLRKRKMYEEFLSKVSILESLDKWERLTVADALETVQFEDGQKIVVQGQPGDEFFIILEGSAAVLQRRSENEEFVEVGRLGPSDYFGEIALLMNRPRAATVVARSPLKCVKLDRPRFERVLGPCSDILKRNIQQYNSFVSLSV; this is translated from the exons ATGGCATCCAGCGGCatgagcagtgaggaggagaggagtttGCGGGAATGCGAGCTCTACGTGCAGAAGCACAGCATCCAGCAGCTGCTGAAGGACTGCATCGTGCAGCTGTGCACGTCCAGGCCCGAACGACCCATGGCTTTCCTCAGAGAGTACTTTGAGAGGCTCGAAAAG GAGGAGGCGAAACAGATGCTGGGCCAGCAGAAGTCTAACTCTCGCTCGGATTCCAGAGAAGATGAGATTTCTCCTCCTATGAACCCCGTGGTTAAGGGTCGTCGGCGTCGCGGTGCCATCAGTGCCGAGGTCTACACTGAGGAGGATGCCGCGTCCTACGTCAGAAAG GTCATTCCAAAAGACTATAAAACAATGGCTGCCCTTGCTAAAGCAATTGAGAAGAACGTGTTGTTTGCACATCTTGACGATAATGAAAGAAG tgacaTATTTGATGCCATGTTTCCAGTTAACTACATTGCAGGAGAGACCGTCATTCAGCAAG GGGATGAGGGTGATAACTTCTATGTTATTGATCAGGGTGAAATGGAT GTGTATGTTAATAACGCGTGGGTGACCAGTATTGGCGAGGGGGGCAGCTTCGGTGAACTGGCCCTAATCTATGGCACACCAAGGGCAGCAACAGTCCGAGCCAAGAGTAATGCCAAGCTGTGGGGTATCGACAGGGACAGCTACCGGAGAATACTCATG GGAAGCactctgaggaagaggaagatgtaTGAAGAGTTCCTCAGCAAGGTGTCGATCTTAG AATCTTTGGACAAATGGGAGCGACTAACTGTGGCCGATGCCCTCGAGACAGTGCAGTTTGAGGATGGCCAGAAGATCGTTGTTCAAGGGCAACCTGGAGACGAGTTTTTCATCATTCTTGAG GGATCTGCAGCTGTGCTCCAGAGGCGCTCGGAGAACGAGGAGTTTGTGGAGGTCGGCAGGCTTGGACCCTCTGACTACTTtg GTGAGATCGCTCTGCTCATGAACCGGCCCCGTGCAGCCACTGTGGTGGCGCGTAGCCCTCTGAAGTGCGTGAAGCTCGACCGGCCGCGCTTCGAGCGCGTGCTCGGCCCCTGCTCAGACATCCTCAAGAGGAACATTCAGCAGTACAACAGCTTTGTCTCGCTGTCCGTCTGA